A window of Pyxidicoccus xibeiensis contains these coding sequences:
- a CDS encoding metal ABC transporter ATP-binding protein, with amino-acid sequence MKTGERSDVPLAEHIVPTSYTPGEPLLTCEKLVIGYGDKAMLPPIDMVIRRGQFVAVVGRNGSGKSTWFKTLLGMIEPVSGSITRASPAMRSAYVPQTSGIDSLLPLRARELTAWGRLRGWSFLWPFPRKADRQAVETALETAGAKAIAPRPYRELSEGQKQRTLLARLIATEADMVLLDEPTAAMDAVAERETMQRLCSLARKRGLGVVVVCHDLEVAAEHADILFFVDRETSAFVVGDARTVFCHPAFRRQYGDEYCQRAPEGPHRGNDAR; translated from the coding sequence GTGAAGACCGGTGAAAGGTCCGACGTCCCGCTCGCCGAGCACATCGTGCCCACCAGCTACACCCCGGGCGAGCCGCTGCTCACCTGCGAGAAGCTGGTCATCGGCTATGGCGACAAGGCCATGCTGCCGCCCATCGACATGGTCATCCGCCGCGGCCAGTTCGTGGCGGTGGTGGGCCGCAACGGCTCCGGCAAGAGCACGTGGTTCAAGACGCTGCTGGGCATGATTGAGCCCGTGTCCGGCAGCATCACCCGCGCCTCGCCGGCCATGCGCAGCGCGTACGTGCCGCAGACGTCCGGCATCGACTCGCTGCTGCCGCTGCGGGCGCGCGAGCTGACGGCCTGGGGCCGACTGCGCGGGTGGAGCTTCCTGTGGCCCTTCCCCCGGAAGGCAGACCGGCAGGCCGTGGAGACCGCGCTGGAGACGGCGGGGGCCAAGGCCATTGCCCCGCGTCCCTACCGCGAGCTGTCCGAGGGCCAGAAGCAGCGCACGCTGCTGGCGCGCCTCATCGCCACCGAGGCGGACATGGTGCTGCTGGACGAGCCCACCGCCGCCATGGACGCCGTCGCAGAGCGCGAGACGATGCAGCGGCTGTGCTCGCTGGCGCGCAAGCGCGGCCTGGGCGTGGTCGTCGTCTGCCACGACCTGGAGGTGGCCGCCGAGCACGCGGACATCCTGTTCTTCGTGGACCGCGAGACGTCCGCCTTCGTCGTGGGCGACGCCCGCACGGTCTTCTGCCACCCCGCCTTCCGTCGCCAGTACGGTGACGAGTACTGCCAACGCGCGCCCGAGGGACCCCACCGTGGAAACGATGCTCGCTGA
- a CDS encoding isochorismatase family protein, whose translation MPTFRLTLDQTALLVVDIQERLTAAMDRDALDRMLMRTNAAVEGARALGLPIVLTEQYPKGLGPTHSLVRMRLGDVKPVEKLEFSAAVPDALAALGPRKQVLIAGMEAHICVFQTVRDLTERGYAPFLLADAVMSRSAEDRRVGLDMCRDAGAHVITVEAALFDLLGRAGTPEFKKVSAAVR comes from the coding sequence ATGCCTACCTTCCGTCTCACGCTGGACCAGACCGCGCTGCTCGTCGTGGACATCCAGGAGCGGCTCACCGCCGCGATGGACCGCGACGCGCTGGACCGGATGCTCATGCGCACCAACGCCGCCGTCGAGGGGGCGCGGGCGCTCGGCCTGCCCATCGTCCTCACCGAGCAGTACCCGAAGGGCCTGGGGCCCACGCACTCGCTGGTGCGCATGCGCCTGGGCGACGTGAAGCCGGTGGAGAAGCTGGAGTTCAGCGCCGCCGTGCCGGACGCGCTGGCCGCGCTGGGGCCACGCAAGCAGGTGCTGATTGCCGGCATGGAGGCGCACATCTGCGTCTTCCAGACGGTGCGGGATTTGACCGAGCGCGGCTACGCGCCCTTCCTGCTGGCGGACGCGGTGATGTCGCGCTCGGCGGAGGACCGCCGGGTGGGGCTGGACATGTGCCGCGACGCGGGCGCCCACGTCATCACCGTGGAGGCCGCGCTGTTCGACCTGCTCGGGCGCGCGGGCACGCCCGAGTTCAAGAAGGTCTCCGCCGCGGTCCGCTGA
- a CDS encoding zinc-regulated TonB-dependent outer membrane receptor: MSTVFRRPSDALIALFIVTLLSGASATAQEPATADAGVPDAGAPQEEAPAALSPEELAEIEKALGSDATQAQQNAPAGTASAPQSSPGGGGFSLPGMSTSGTNFLDLSLVLDVAAAAFTAKEPLQTGGHDPSRNGFNLQQLELSIGSVVDPYFRFDANIVFAQFGVEIEEAYGTTLALPANLQVRAGQFLTRFGRLNGTHPHAWDFVDQPFSVGRVFGGEGNRGLGTEVSWLTPLPWFVEVVGSATDASGEGTARSFLGSSGERVLSPLDLQLTGVVKQFFPLSDDLSLLWGLSAATGPNPTGYRNRTDVYGTDVYLRYRPITQASHTLVTLQAEAFYRRRQVPEDVLTDFSAYAQAAWRFSQRWATALRYELGTPARGEGGAEVVDPLDPDWTDDRHRVSAAVSFWPTEFSRLRLQAATDRAGWRESPDYSVFLALELVTGAHGAHAF, encoded by the coding sequence GTGTCCACCGTCTTCCGGCGTCCCAGCGACGCCCTCATCGCCCTTTTCATCGTCACCCTCCTGTCCGGCGCCAGCGCCACGGCGCAGGAGCCCGCCACCGCCGACGCGGGAGTGCCCGACGCGGGCGCCCCCCAGGAGGAGGCCCCCGCTGCGCTCAGCCCCGAGGAGCTGGCGGAAATCGAGAAGGCGCTGGGCAGCGACGCCACGCAGGCGCAGCAGAACGCGCCGGCCGGCACCGCCAGCGCGCCGCAGTCCTCGCCCGGCGGGGGCGGCTTCTCGCTGCCGGGGATGAGCACCAGCGGCACGAACTTCCTGGACCTGAGCCTGGTGCTGGACGTGGCCGCCGCGGCCTTCACCGCCAAGGAGCCGCTGCAGACGGGCGGCCATGACCCGTCCCGCAACGGCTTCAACCTGCAGCAACTGGAGCTGTCCATCGGCTCGGTGGTGGACCCGTACTTCCGCTTCGACGCCAACATCGTCTTCGCCCAGTTCGGCGTGGAAATCGAGGAGGCGTACGGCACCACGCTGGCGCTGCCCGCCAACCTCCAGGTGCGCGCGGGCCAGTTCCTCACGCGCTTCGGCCGCCTCAATGGCACCCACCCGCACGCGTGGGACTTCGTGGACCAGCCCTTCTCCGTGGGCCGCGTCTTCGGTGGCGAGGGCAACCGCGGCCTGGGCACGGAGGTGTCCTGGCTCACGCCCCTGCCCTGGTTCGTGGAAGTCGTCGGCAGCGCCACGGACGCGTCCGGCGAGGGCACCGCGCGCAGCTTCCTGGGCAGCTCGGGCGAGCGGGTGCTGTCGCCGCTGGACCTGCAGCTCACCGGCGTGGTGAAGCAGTTCTTCCCGCTGTCGGACGACCTGTCGCTCTTGTGGGGCCTGTCCGCGGCCACCGGCCCCAACCCCACCGGCTACCGCAACCGCACGGACGTGTACGGCACGGACGTGTACCTGCGCTACCGGCCCATCACCCAGGCCAGCCACACGCTCGTCACCCTCCAGGCGGAGGCCTTCTACCGCCGCCGCCAGGTGCCCGAGGACGTGCTCACGGACTTCAGCGCCTACGCCCAGGCCGCGTGGCGCTTCTCCCAGCGGTGGGCCACCGCCCTGCGCTACGAGCTGGGCACGCCCGCGCGCGGCGAGGGCGGCGCGGAAGTCGTGGACCCGTTGGACCCTGACTGGACGGACGACCGGCACCGCGTCTCCGCGGCCGTCTCCTTCTGGCCCACCGAGTTCTCCCGCCTGCGCCTGCAGGCCGCCACGGACCGGGCGGGCTGGCGCGAGTCGCCCGACTACTCCGTCTTCCTCGCCCTCGAGCTGGTCACCGGCGCCCACGGCGCCCATGCCTTCTAA
- a CDS encoding metal ABC transporter permease, which yields METMLAEPSKWDEFLAGYELFRDPLLCALIAGGVLGFLSVYVVLRRMVFVSAAVAQSAGLGVALAFFASIHLGINVEPVLGATAMALAATLLLMTEPTKLRLTRESLLGLAYALAGGAAVLVGDRIAQEAHDIQGILFGTAVLVTPEQLHTVAIAATGVMVMHLWWYRGITFASFDRIGALVQGLPVRLLDGVLMVSIGVMVGVCARALGALPVFAFSTLSAIAALMLDLRLPWTFLVATLAGAISGVGGYMFAYFYDFPVGGSQTVLAGFLVALAMAVRSLMGLVQKAR from the coding sequence GTGGAAACGATGCTCGCTGAACCCTCCAAGTGGGACGAGTTCCTGGCGGGGTACGAGCTGTTCAGGGACCCGCTCTTGTGCGCCCTCATCGCCGGCGGCGTGCTGGGCTTCCTGAGCGTCTACGTGGTGCTGCGGCGCATGGTGTTCGTCAGCGCCGCGGTGGCCCAGTCCGCCGGCCTGGGCGTGGCGCTCGCCTTCTTCGCCAGCATCCACCTGGGCATCAACGTGGAGCCGGTGCTGGGCGCCACGGCCATGGCGCTCGCCGCCACGCTGCTGCTCATGACGGAGCCCACCAAGCTGCGGCTGACGCGGGAGAGCCTGCTCGGCCTGGCCTATGCGCTGGCCGGCGGCGCGGCGGTGCTGGTGGGAGACCGCATCGCCCAGGAGGCCCATGACATCCAGGGCATCCTCTTCGGCACCGCGGTGCTGGTGACGCCCGAGCAGCTCCACACGGTGGCCATCGCCGCCACGGGAGTCATGGTCATGCACCTGTGGTGGTACCGGGGCATCACCTTCGCCAGCTTCGACCGGATTGGCGCCCTGGTGCAGGGGCTGCCGGTGCGCCTGCTGGACGGCGTGCTGATGGTCTCCATCGGCGTCATGGTGGGCGTGTGCGCCCGCGCCCTGGGCGCCCTGCCGGTGTTCGCCTTCTCCACCCTCTCCGCCATCGCCGCGCTGATGCTGGACCTGCGGCTGCCGTGGACGTTCCTCGTCGCCACCCTCGCGGGGGCCATCTCCGGAGTGGGCGGCTACATGTTCGCCTACTTCTACGACTTCCCCGTGGGTGGCTCCCAGACGGTGCTCGCCGGCTTCCTCGTCGCGCTGGCCATGGCCGTCCGCTCCCTCATGGGGCTGGTGCAGAAGGCGCGCTGA
- the folE gene encoding GTP cyclohydrolase I — MARAVEDFLRAAGLPLGDANLVGTPDRVAEAWVSEFLDGYARTPEEALGETFPAPPESSGELVVVTDLRFHSMCPHHLLPFTGRAHVAYVPRKQVVGFGRLSALVDCFAHRLILQEDLARQVAGSLARVLGSPATACIIEAEQACMRLRGDKQRDAVTHAEAYEGTLRKDGALRRELWARLGARR, encoded by the coding sequence ATGGCGCGCGCGGTGGAGGACTTCCTGCGCGCCGCGGGCCTGCCCCTGGGCGACGCCAACCTCGTGGGCACGCCGGACCGCGTGGCCGAGGCGTGGGTGAGCGAGTTCCTCGACGGCTACGCCCGGACGCCCGAGGAGGCCCTGGGCGAGACGTTCCCCGCGCCGCCCGAGTCGTCCGGAGAGCTGGTGGTGGTGACGGACCTGCGCTTCCACTCCATGTGCCCGCACCACCTGCTGCCGTTCACCGGCCGCGCCCACGTGGCCTACGTGCCCCGGAAGCAGGTGGTGGGCTTCGGCCGGCTGTCCGCGCTGGTGGACTGCTTCGCGCACCGGCTCATCCTCCAGGAGGACCTCGCCCGGCAGGTGGCCGGCTCGCTGGCGCGCGTGCTCGGCAGCCCCGCGACGGCGTGCATCATCGAAGCGGAGCAGGCCTGCATGCGCCTGCGAGGCGACAAGCAGCGCGACGCCGTCACCCACGCGGAGGCCTATGAGGGCACCCTGCGCAAGGACGGCGCCCTGCGCCGCGAGCTGTGGGCACGGCTGGGGGCCCGCCGGTGA
- a CDS encoding tetratricopeptide repeat protein, with protein sequence MLARLLRADEPSVYREAPWEDVADEALPPPPLREGLGTAHLAVSTREPLAQAYFDQGLRLLQLGWGEEARRAFAEAARRDSELAMAWWGLALTRGAGARFAAGRAEAIRHALALSEGTPDVEQRYVVAASLLADKGPANGRQAFVRDMECLVDRYPEDVEARLLLAGFLVDGYEPDGRPGQGLPYAQALLRELLRTHPDHAGVHHAWVQAMLHSTRPEAALESARALVRLAPGASPALLAAGRLLQRVGQLDEARCALEAAVAADDAYLAAEGLPPQAAPSAEAAMRLLSLGCAEAGRYTDAQSWARRLRHRVEAAGRDGQALLFAATTLVSAHLRFGFWRAAADVPMDLPESATPAELGLRDGVRLYTRGVSALEASRLVEVERTCDALEALHTSLAEERRSEGHLLCPRDVARLVEVASQELRGGLEARRGEPGRAEATLTRALRLERRLRAAGPAAFSRPAREALARLRLRSEREDKALELARALVVERPGCGHFHLLAAEAHVALGEWTEAVADFTACLACWREADAHLPELRRARNFVAGRGRVLRLVRPSDELQPDEAAATAFRNVEKVSG encoded by the coding sequence ATGCTGGCGCGACTGCTCCGAGCCGACGAACCGTCCGTCTATCGCGAAGCCCCCTGGGAGGATGTCGCGGACGAGGCCCTGCCGCCGCCGCCGCTGCGCGAGGGCCTGGGCACCGCGCACCTGGCGGTGAGCACCCGCGAGCCGCTGGCGCAGGCGTACTTCGACCAGGGGCTGCGGCTGCTGCAACTGGGCTGGGGCGAGGAAGCCCGCCGCGCCTTCGCCGAGGCGGCACGCCGGGACTCCGAGCTGGCCATGGCGTGGTGGGGGCTGGCCCTGACGCGCGGCGCGGGCGCCCGCTTCGCCGCCGGACGCGCGGAGGCCATCCGCCATGCGCTGGCGCTGAGCGAGGGCACCCCGGACGTGGAGCAGCGCTACGTTGTCGCCGCCAGCCTGCTCGCGGACAAGGGCCCCGCCAACGGCCGTCAGGCCTTCGTGCGGGACATGGAGTGCCTCGTCGACCGCTATCCCGAGGACGTCGAGGCGCGGCTGCTGCTGGCCGGCTTCCTCGTGGACGGCTACGAGCCGGACGGCCGCCCCGGGCAGGGCCTGCCGTATGCGCAGGCGCTGCTGCGCGAGCTGCTGCGCACGCACCCGGACCACGCGGGCGTCCACCATGCGTGGGTACAGGCGATGCTGCACAGCACCCGGCCGGAGGCGGCGCTGGAGAGCGCGAGGGCCCTGGTGCGGCTCGCCCCCGGCGCCAGCCCGGCGCTGCTCGCCGCCGGCCGGCTGCTGCAGCGGGTGGGGCAGTTGGACGAGGCGCGCTGCGCGCTGGAGGCCGCGGTGGCGGCGGATGACGCGTACCTCGCGGCGGAAGGGCTGCCACCCCAGGCGGCCCCGAGCGCGGAGGCCGCCATGAGGCTGCTCAGCCTGGGCTGCGCCGAGGCGGGCCGGTACACCGACGCCCAGTCCTGGGCCCGGCGCCTGCGGCACCGCGTGGAGGCCGCCGGGCGCGACGGCCAGGCGCTGCTCTTCGCGGCCACCACCCTGGTGTCCGCGCACCTTCGCTTCGGCTTCTGGCGCGCGGCGGCGGACGTGCCCATGGACCTGCCCGAGTCGGCAACCCCCGCGGAGCTGGGCCTGCGCGACGGCGTGCGGCTGTACACCCGGGGCGTGAGCGCGCTGGAGGCGTCGCGGCTGGTGGAGGTGGAGCGCACGTGTGACGCGCTGGAGGCGCTCCACACGTCGCTGGCGGAGGAGCGCCGCTCGGAGGGCCACCTCCTGTGCCCGCGGGACGTCGCCCGGCTGGTGGAGGTGGCCTCGCAGGAGCTGCGCGGTGGGCTGGAGGCGCGCCGGGGAGAGCCGGGACGCGCCGAGGCCACGCTGACGCGCGCGCTGCGCCTGGAGCGCCGCCTGCGTGCCGCCGGCCCCGCGGCCTTCTCGCGCCCGGCGCGCGAGGCGCTGGCCCGCCTGCGGCTGCGCTCCGAGCGCGAGGACAAGGCGCTGGAGCTGGCCCGGGCGCTGGTGGTGGAGCGGCCCGGCTGCGGCCACTTCCACCTGCTGGCGGCAGAGGCCCACGTGGCCCTGGGCGAGTGGACGGAGGCGGTGGCGGACTTCACCGCCTGCCTCGCCTGCTGGCGTGAGGCGGACGCACACCTGCCGGAGCTGCGGCGCGCGCGGAACTTCGTCGCCGGCCGGGGCCGCGTCCTGCGGCTCGTCCGTCCCTCGGACGAGCTGCAGCCCGACGAGGCCGCGGCCACGGCCTTCCGGAACGTCGAGAAGGTGTCGGGTTGA
- a CDS encoding FAD-binding oxidoreductase, protein MSTPARFARVEPERVERAFKALVEALSPGQVRRDEDLLAAYARDESDSGVYPPDVVVFPESTAQVSAVFKICGAHGVPFTPCGARSGKSGGSLPLKGGVAVSLERMKRIRSISVEDLTAVVEPGVVTGDFMKAVEAVGLFYPPDPNSWEWCTLGGNVAENAGGPRALKYGVTRDYVIGLEWVLPDGEVVRVGRRTIKGVAGYDLVGLFVGSEGTLGVATEITVQLIPLPRKVMTALVVFPSVLQAARGVSAVLAAGILPRCLELIDDVALRAVDGRGFSFPPGAGAAVIAEVDGNNEDGLLAELVQLGDICAQQGATQTLAAQDDSQREKLWAARRSISPALRALKPHKISEDIVVPRSKIPEIIERLKALGQELGLTVATYGHAGDGNLHANILYEGPHQRPLVEEALRRMLLMTVELGGTITGEHGVGHAKREYLSLEQQPALIDLQRRLKAFFDPSGLLNPEKIFPAPERS, encoded by the coding sequence GTGAGCACGCCCGCGCGCTTTGCCCGGGTGGAGCCCGAGCGCGTGGAGCGGGCCTTCAAGGCGCTGGTGGAGGCGCTCTCCCCGGGCCAGGTGCGGCGTGACGAGGACCTGCTCGCCGCCTATGCGCGCGACGAGTCCGACAGCGGCGTCTACCCGCCGGACGTCGTTGTCTTCCCCGAGAGCACGGCGCAGGTGTCCGCCGTCTTCAAGATATGCGGGGCGCATGGCGTGCCCTTCACGCCCTGCGGGGCGCGCAGCGGCAAGAGCGGGGGCTCGCTGCCCCTCAAGGGCGGCGTGGCGGTGAGCCTGGAGCGGATGAAGCGCATCCGCTCCATCTCCGTGGAGGACCTCACCGCGGTGGTGGAGCCCGGCGTGGTGACAGGCGACTTCATGAAGGCGGTGGAGGCGGTGGGCCTCTTCTATCCACCGGACCCGAACTCCTGGGAGTGGTGCACGCTCGGCGGCAACGTGGCGGAGAACGCCGGGGGCCCGCGCGCCCTCAAGTACGGCGTCACCCGCGACTACGTCATCGGCCTGGAGTGGGTGCTACCGGACGGAGAGGTGGTGCGTGTGGGCCGCCGCACCATCAAGGGCGTGGCCGGCTATGACCTGGTGGGCCTCTTCGTGGGCTCCGAGGGCACGCTGGGCGTGGCCACCGAAATCACCGTCCAGCTCATCCCCCTGCCGCGCAAGGTGATGACCGCCCTCGTCGTCTTCCCCTCCGTCCTCCAGGCCGCGCGCGGCGTGTCCGCGGTGCTCGCCGCCGGCATCCTCCCGCGCTGCCTGGAGCTCATCGACGACGTGGCCCTTCGCGCGGTGGACGGCCGCGGCTTCAGCTTCCCGCCGGGCGCGGGCGCCGCCGTCATCGCCGAGGTGGACGGCAACAACGAGGACGGCCTGCTCGCCGAGCTGGTGCAGCTGGGAGACATCTGCGCACAGCAGGGGGCCACCCAGACGCTGGCCGCCCAGGACGACTCCCAGCGCGAGAAGCTCTGGGCCGCGCGTCGCTCCATCTCCCCGGCACTCCGAGCCCTCAAGCCTCACAAGATTTCCGAGGACATCGTGGTGCCGCGCTCGAAGATTCCGGAAATCATCGAACGGCTGAAGGCCCTGGGGCAGGAGCTGGGCCTCACCGTCGCCACGTACGGGCACGCGGGCGATGGGAACCTGCACGCCAACATCCTCTATGAGGGTCCGCATCAGCGGCCCCTGGTGGAGGAGGCCCTGCGCCGCATGTTGCTGATGACGGTGGAGCTGGGCGGCACGATCACAGGCGAGCACGGTGTAGGCCACGCCAAGCGGGAATATTTGTCGCTGGAGCAGCAGCCAGCGCTCATCGACCTGCAGCGGCGCCTCAAGGCCTTCTTCGATCCATCAGGGCTGCTCAATCCCGAGAAAATCTTCCCCGCTCCCGAGCGTTCTTAA
- a CDS encoding MerC domain-containing protein: protein MIASEPNAPVASRWDGLGQLVSALCIVHCVGVPLVLGLLPAAVAGLLEDEAVHHWLLLLVTVTALAAFVPGWRHHRRGSAAALAGVGLALLLGGAFGVPEDASGPWEMGLTLAGGGVMALAHRRNHALCRDCCPPEAG from the coding sequence TTGATTGCCTCGGAACCGAACGCCCCCGTCGCGTCACGCTGGGACGGCCTGGGACAGCTCGTCTCCGCGCTGTGCATCGTCCACTGCGTCGGAGTGCCCCTGGTGCTGGGCCTCCTTCCGGCGGCAGTGGCCGGGCTGCTGGAGGACGAGGCCGTCCACCACTGGCTCCTGTTGCTCGTCACGGTGACTGCGCTCGCCGCCTTCGTCCCGGGCTGGCGGCACCACCGGCGCGGCTCCGCGGCGGCGCTCGCCGGGGTGGGGCTGGCGCTGCTGCTGGGTGGGGCCTTCGGGGTACCGGAGGACGCGTCCGGGCCCTGGGAGATGGGGCTCACGCTGGCGGGCGGCGGGGTGATGGCCCTGGCCCACCGGCGCAACCACGCGCTGTGCCGCGACTGTTGCCCTCCCGAAGCGGGGTGA
- a CDS encoding metal ABC transporter substrate-binding protein — MRTFRLLAALCAAITFLTAAPARADLSVVTTVPDLAAITKAVGGDHVQVQSLALGSQDPHFVDAKPNLALALNRADLLISIGLDLEIGWLPTLQLGARNPRIQVNNPGFLNASQFPRVLEIPQGKVDRSLGDVHPGGNPHYLYDPRQAVPVAKGISERLAQLDPRNAATYRANFAKFRDELEQARAGWEKRLAALKGAPVIAYHKTTPYLADWLGFEPIAFLEPKPGIPPNPSHVASVLAQGRQRKARLVLVESYYPDTTAKLVASKIPAPVVTIHGGADFRAGETYLQHINELVERLEKGLAGQGG; from the coding sequence ATGCGAACCTTCCGTCTCCTCGCGGCCCTGTGCGCCGCCATCACCTTCCTCACCGCCGCGCCCGCGCGCGCGGACCTCAGCGTCGTCACCACCGTGCCGGACCTGGCGGCCATCACCAAGGCCGTGGGCGGCGACCACGTGCAGGTGCAGTCGCTGGCGCTGGGCAGCCAGGACCCGCACTTCGTGGACGCCAAGCCCAACCTGGCCCTGGCCCTCAACCGCGCGGACCTGCTCATCTCCATCGGCCTGGACCTGGAGATTGGCTGGCTGCCCACGCTGCAGCTGGGCGCGCGCAACCCGCGCATCCAGGTGAACAACCCCGGCTTCCTCAACGCGTCGCAGTTCCCCCGCGTGCTGGAGATTCCGCAGGGCAAGGTGGACCGCAGCCTCGGGGACGTGCACCCGGGCGGCAACCCCCACTACCTCTATGACCCGCGGCAGGCGGTGCCCGTGGCCAAGGGCATCAGCGAGCGGCTGGCGCAGCTGGACCCGCGGAACGCGGCGACCTACCGCGCCAACTTCGCGAAGTTCCGCGACGAGCTGGAGCAGGCGCGCGCGGGCTGGGAGAAGCGCCTGGCGGCCCTGAAGGGCGCGCCCGTCATCGCCTACCACAAGACGACGCCGTACCTGGCGGACTGGCTGGGCTTCGAGCCCATCGCCTTCCTGGAGCCCAAGCCGGGCATCCCCCCCAACCCGTCCCACGTGGCCAGCGTCCTGGCCCAGGGACGGCAGCGCAAGGCGCGCCTGGTGCTCGTCGAGAGCTACTACCCGGACACCACCGCGAAGCTGGTGGCCTCCAAGATTCCCGCCCCGGTGGTCACCATCCACGGCGGCGCGGACTTCCGCGCGGGTGAGACGTACCTCCAGCACATCAACGAGCTGGTCGAGCGCCTGGAGAAGGGGCTCGCCGGGCAGGGAGGCTGA
- a CDS encoding Rieske (2Fe-2S) protein: MQGQAEGTFIPVATLGDLDARGRAVVQVGDRRVALVMVEGRLHALEDACPHRGGPLSEGDLAGHLLHCPLHAWPFDVRTGACPRNPGARVHIYEVRVEGERILVASSGSFPAR; encoded by the coding sequence ATGCAAGGACAGGCGGAAGGAACGTTCATTCCGGTGGCGACGCTGGGCGACCTGGACGCGCGCGGCCGCGCGGTGGTCCAGGTGGGCGACAGGCGGGTGGCGCTCGTCATGGTGGAGGGGCGCCTGCATGCGCTGGAGGACGCCTGCCCCCACCGCGGCGGGCCGCTGTCGGAGGGCGACCTGGCCGGGCACCTGCTGCACTGTCCGCTGCACGCCTGGCCGTTCGACGTGCGGACGGGAGCGTGCCCCCGCAACCCCGGGGCGCGCGTCCACATCTACGAAGTCCGCGTGGAAGGCGAGCGCATCCTCGTGGCCTCATCGGGTAGCTTCCCCGCCCGCTGA